One region of Thiorhodovibrio frisius genomic DNA includes:
- a CDS encoding complex I subunit 5 family protein, which yields MSAFTSPAWLLLALWVWPLLLAPLAARWRWTWLPALGALPALGAAMVLPANSRLELPWLMLGTELGLDTAGRVVLLFSAVLWLLASVFVAGLMRTGLSQQGPDNLGQRRFNAFFLLAMSGQLWAVVGLDVISFYVGFAIMGLASYALVVADGSVAALRAGRLYLAMTMLGEVALFAGLVSVSAQSATLTPTPELLAQVSDLSLALVLVGLGVKAAIVPLHLWLPLTYPAAPVAATAVLSSAMIKVALLGWLRWLPLGAVTWPGWSLALVIIGLTTALYALPIGLMQRDPKVVLAYSSISKMGFLLLLTGLMLGQPELVGVGVTAMVFYAAHHALTKAGLFLGLGLYEQKTLPGGQRARRWLLVGLGFLALTLAGAPLTSGALAKYLTKPLLQDAPWSWLNPLLWLMTLATVALMARFFWLIVRTADARALAQHERPETAFSALEAQTLSVRPRVIPPLIGWSLLVGLIAALPWVFGPASAWLSNTANTVVALAACAAVLLLARRGFNPLSKLVGRLPPGDLLPLVLRGARGLSTAANWLWQGWQDARDALARWLVGGGLAQLALDTASGAWVETRLRAWSVAGALWLAFGILLLFLLLAGGL from the coding sequence ATGAGTGCTTTCACCTCCCCCGCCTGGCTGCTGCTGGCGCTCTGGGTCTGGCCGCTGCTGCTGGCCCCTCTGGCTGCACGCTGGCGCTGGACCTGGCTGCCGGCTTTGGGGGCGCTGCCGGCGTTGGGTGCGGCCATGGTGCTGCCGGCCAACTCCCGGCTTGAATTGCCCTGGCTGATGCTGGGCACTGAACTGGGGCTGGATACCGCCGGGCGCGTGGTTTTGCTGTTCAGTGCAGTGTTGTGGCTGCTCGCTTCAGTCTTTGTTGCCGGCCTGATGCGAACCGGTCTCTCACAACAGGGGCCAGACAACCTCGGGCAGCGCCGTTTCAATGCGTTCTTTCTGCTCGCCATGAGCGGGCAGTTGTGGGCGGTGGTCGGATTGGATGTCATCAGCTTCTATGTTGGCTTCGCCATCATGGGGCTGGCGTCCTATGCACTAGTGGTCGCCGATGGCAGCGTCGCAGCCTTGCGCGCCGGGCGGCTTTATCTGGCGATGACGATGCTCGGCGAGGTGGCGCTGTTCGCGGGGCTGGTGAGTGTCTCCGCCCAGAGCGCGACCCTGACACCGACACCTGAACTGCTGGCGCAAGTCAGTGATTTGAGCCTGGCCTTGGTGCTGGTGGGCCTGGGGGTGAAGGCGGCCATTGTGCCTCTGCATCTGTGGCTGCCGCTGACCTATCCAGCCGCGCCGGTCGCCGCGACCGCGGTGCTGAGCAGTGCCATGATCAAGGTCGCGCTGCTTGGCTGGCTGCGCTGGCTGCCGCTCGGGGCCGTGACCTGGCCGGGCTGGTCGCTGGCGCTGGTCATCATTGGGCTGACCACGGCCCTTTATGCGCTGCCGATCGGCCTGATGCAGCGCGACCCTAAGGTCGTGCTGGCCTATTCAAGCATCAGCAAAATGGGCTTTCTGCTGCTGTTGACCGGCCTGATGCTCGGCCAGCCGGAATTGGTCGGAGTGGGCGTGACGGCCATGGTCTTCTACGCCGCCCACCATGCGCTCACCAAGGCGGGGTTATTTCTGGGGCTAGGTCTGTACGAGCAAAAGACACTTCCGGGCGGCCAGCGCGCGCGGCGCTGGCTGCTGGTGGGTCTGGGCTTTCTGGCTCTGACGCTGGCCGGCGCACCTCTGACCAGTGGCGCCCTGGCCAAATACCTGACTAAGCCGTTATTGCAAGATGCGCCTTGGAGTTGGTTGAACCCACTGCTATGGCTGATGACGCTGGCCACTGTGGCGCTGATGGCACGCTTCTTCTGGCTGATTGTTCGCACCGCTGATGCGCGTGCCTTGGCCCAGCATGAACGTCCGGAAACTGCGTTTAGCGCACTGGAGGCCCAAACCCTTTCCGTGCGTCCGAGGGTTATCCCGCCGCTGATCGGCTGGAGCCTGCTGGTAGGGCTGATTGCCGCACTGCCCTGGGTTTTTGGTCCGGCCTCGGCCTGGCTGAGCAATACCGCGAATACGGTGGTTGCCCTGGCTGCCTGTGCCGCCGTGCTGCTTTTGGCGCGGCGCGGCTTTAACCCGCTATCAAAGCTGGTGGGCCGGTTACCTCCAGGCGATCTTCTGCCCCTGGTTCTGCGCGGCGCGCGCGGGCTAAGCACCGCCGCCAACTGGCTGTGGCAGGGCTGGCAAGACGCACGCGATGCCCTCGCGCGCTGGCTGGTTGGGGGCGGGCTTGCGCAACTTGCACTCGATACGGCTTCCGGGGCTTGGGTGGAAACCAGGCTGCGCGCTTGGTCAGTGGCGGGGGCACTGTGGCTGGCTTTCGGCATTTTGTTGCTGTTTTTGCTGCTGGCAGGTGGTCTGTGA
- a CDS encoding proton-conducting transporter transmembrane domain-containing protein — protein MLNGFWLLFAWVWPLLLAGPALARRLWWLSPLGALPALLIAFALPVDTRVELPWLLLGTHLGLDTTGRIFLIFTAMLWLAAGIFAASQRWRALAADEDDRRAARFNAFFLLAMGGNFWLILGLDLASFYVGFAIMGLASYILVIHDGTRAALRAGKVYLIMALLGEVLLFAALAMIAAETGTTAPNPQQLAVLSDLAIALALLGLGVKAGIFPLHLWLPLAHPAAPIAASAVLSGTMIEVALLGWLRFLPVGELALPHWGTALILLGLFTLFFGLVLGLMQRDLKVILAYSSISKMGFLLVLLGLTLLQPALAPLGVTAIALYAAHHGLVKGGLFLGVGLRKHAEAMRQPLILGGLGFLALAMAGAPLTTGAVAKDATKPLLAGLPPTWLWLGLALTLSTIVTTALMARLLWLAKGTRAHPLAGEGAAEIAWALLLQTIIILPFALAEPKTLLANGLPVALGLGLVAAAVWLARRGQQPLAQLVGRVPPGDLLEWLVPIYRLMQLLGALLWFHWQALVSRIGAWASQAVSQRFTRPPGDPERELRAWPVAGALWLAVGAVLLFSLLGGPAEFGPVRQPMAASHPLAATKATESNPEPRPLAMRPIEEETTGVIPADPWKTQQPAPPAAPSPSANHSDGDSRAHKIAGADAANQPVASDSAVPAEASPLQCQDNALFIFTQADDPGTFIELTQCVADEAGGLRALAEPETSNRLVLVLQRNLQWLGYAPGSTDGMIGPATRDAIRAFEQANGLRSTGGISFRLLHAMNAEIARRQPISEP, from the coding sequence ATGCTGAACGGCTTCTGGCTGCTGTTCGCCTGGGTCTGGCCGCTGCTGCTGGCCGGGCCGGCTCTGGCAAGGCGGCTGTGGTGGCTTTCGCCGCTGGGGGCGCTGCCGGCCCTGCTGATTGCCTTCGCCCTGCCAGTCGACACCCGCGTCGAATTGCCCTGGCTGTTGCTCGGCACCCACCTGGGACTGGATACCACCGGCCGAATCTTTTTGATATTCACCGCCATGCTGTGGCTCGCGGCTGGGATATTCGCAGCCAGTCAGCGCTGGCGCGCGCTGGCGGCGGACGAGGATGATCGCCGCGCGGCGCGTTTCAATGCCTTCTTTTTGCTGGCGATGGGCGGCAACTTCTGGCTCATTCTGGGGCTCGACCTGGCCAGTTTCTATGTTGGCTTTGCCATCATGGGGCTGGCATCTTACATTCTGGTAATACACGACGGCACCCGTGCCGCGCTGCGTGCTGGCAAAGTCTATCTGATCATGGCGCTGCTCGGGGAGGTACTGCTATTCGCTGCCTTGGCGATGATTGCCGCCGAGACTGGCACCACGGCACCCAATCCACAGCAACTGGCGGTACTGAGCGATCTGGCCATTGCCCTGGCTTTGCTGGGGCTGGGAGTGAAGGCAGGCATTTTTCCGCTGCATCTGTGGCTGCCGCTGGCGCATCCGGCGGCACCCATTGCCGCCAGTGCGGTGCTGAGCGGCACCATGATCGAGGTCGCGCTGCTCGGCTGGCTGCGCTTCCTGCCGGTGGGCGAACTGGCACTGCCGCACTGGGGCACGGCGCTGATCCTGCTCGGGCTGTTCACCCTGTTTTTCGGCCTAGTCCTGGGCCTGATGCAACGTGATCTCAAGGTCATCCTGGCCTATTCGAGCATCAGCAAAATGGGCTTTCTGCTGGTGCTGCTGGGGCTAACGCTATTGCAGCCGGCGTTGGCACCGCTCGGCGTGACGGCTATTGCGCTCTATGCGGCCCATCATGGGTTGGTCAAGGGAGGGCTTTTTCTCGGCGTCGGGCTGCGCAAGCACGCCGAGGCGATGCGCCAGCCGCTGATTCTGGGCGGGCTTGGCTTTCTCGCCCTCGCCATGGCCGGCGCGCCCCTGACCACGGGCGCCGTGGCCAAGGATGCCACCAAGCCGCTGCTCGCTGGGCTGCCACCGACCTGGCTGTGGCTGGGATTGGCGCTGACCTTATCCACCATAGTCACCACGGCGCTAATGGCCCGCCTGCTGTGGCTTGCCAAAGGCACCCGCGCGCATCCGCTGGCCGGCGAGGGCGCCGCGGAAATTGCTTGGGCGCTGCTGCTACAGACCATCATTATCCTGCCCTTCGCGCTGGCCGAGCCCAAGACGCTGCTTGCCAATGGACTGCCAGTCGCGCTCGGTCTTGGGCTAGTGGCAGCGGCTGTCTGGCTAGCCAGGCGCGGGCAACAGCCGCTGGCTCAGTTGGTCGGGCGAGTACCGCCGGGAGATCTGCTGGAATGGCTGGTACCCATCTATCGACTGATGCAATTGCTGGGCGCTCTGCTTTGGTTCCACTGGCAGGCATTGGTCAGTCGCATTGGTGCCTGGGCGTCTCAAGCCGTGAGCCAGCGCTTCACCCGCCCGCCGGGCGACCCGGAGCGCGAGTTACGCGCTTGGCCGGTGGCAGGCGCACTCTGGTTGGCAGTCGGTGCGGTGCTGCTGTTCTCGCTGCTGGGCGGGCCAGCCGAGTTTGGGCCTGTCCGCCAACCCATGGCTGCCAGTCACCCCCTGGCCGCAACCAAGGCCACCGAGTCCAATCCGGAGCCTCGGCCACTGGCGATGCGACCGATTGAGGAGGAGACCACCGGCGTCATCCCGGCCGACCCCTGGAAAACACAGCAGCCGGCCCCGCCTGCTGCGCCATCACCAAGCGCGAACCACAGCGATGGCGACAGCCGAGCCCATAAGATCGCAGGCGCTGACGCCGCCAACCAACCCGTTGCATCAGACAGCGCCGTGCCCGCCGAAGCATCGCCCCTGCAATGCCAGGATAATGCCCTTTTCATCTTTACCCAGGCTGATGATCCCGGCACATTCATTGAGCTGACCCAGTGCGTTGCCGATGAGGCGGGCGGTCTGCGAGCGCTCGCCGAGCCCGAAACCAGCAACCGCTTGGTGCTGGTGCTACAGCGCAATCTTCAATGGCTCGGCTATGCGCCCGGCAGCACTGACGGCATGATCGGCCCCGCCACCAGGGATGCCATTCGCGCCTTCGAGCAAGCCAATGGCCTGCGCTCGACCGGTGGCATCAGCTTCCGGCTGCTGCACGCCATGAATGCCGAGATCGCGCGTCGTCAACCCATCAGCGAGCCATAG
- a CDS encoding HDOD domain-containing protein, with product MSEKSLAELIDEHFDADSQQLPVFNRVALELQKLKTSETATMKQVTDLIMKDQALTSRILQVANSSFFGGLKQVDTLSGAVLRLGINKVASLAMMASQLLAYQSKLPLTGERMTGLWQRAYVCASGARWVVENYGQRSEAETAFLCGLLHDIGELFLLKVLDGLAEDDSASTAITDALIEEVLEAMHCEIGYRLMLKWELPKHYALVARDHHKSTFDEKDPSMAVTRLLDMLCRKLGIGQTADPDIVLAATNEAQVLGLKEIHLAQLEVMIEDLVSQANAMLQLGAG from the coding sequence ATGAGTGAGAAGTCCCTGGCGGAACTGATCGACGAACATTTCGACGCTGACAGTCAACAATTGCCCGTGTTTAACCGCGTGGCGCTGGAGCTGCAAAAGCTCAAGACGTCCGAGACCGCGACCATGAAACAGGTCACTGATCTGATCATGAAAGACCAGGCGCTGACTAGCCGTATCCTCCAGGTCGCTAACTCTTCGTTCTTCGGCGGGCTCAAGCAGGTCGATACCCTGAGTGGCGCGGTGCTCAGGCTCGGTATTAACAAAGTGGCCAGTCTGGCCATGATGGCCTCGCAACTCTTGGCCTACCAGTCGAAACTGCCATTAACTGGCGAGCGCATGACCGGATTGTGGCAGCGCGCCTATGTGTGTGCGTCTGGCGCGCGCTGGGTCGTCGAGAATTATGGTCAGCGTAGCGAAGCAGAAACGGCCTTTCTGTGCGGGTTACTGCATGATATTGGCGAATTGTTCCTGCTCAAGGTGCTCGACGGCCTGGCCGAGGACGATAGCGCATCAACCGCCATCACCGACGCTCTGATTGAGGAAGTTCTTGAGGCCATGCACTGTGAGATCGGCTATCGCCTGATGCTCAAGTGGGAGTTGCCCAAGCATTACGCATTGGTGGCGCGGGATCACCACAAAAGCACCTTCGATGAAAAAGACCCCTCAATGGCGGTGACCCGGCTGCTCGATATGTTGTGCCGCAAGCTCGGCATCGGGCAGACTGCCGATCCCGACATCGTGCTGGCTGCCACCAACGAGGCCCAAGTGCTGGGACTCAAGGAAATCCATCTTGCGCAACTCGAGGTGATGATCGAAGATCTGGTCAGCCAAGCCAACGCTATGCTGCAACTGGGGGCGGGGTAG
- a CDS encoding ISKra4-like element ISThio1 family transposase, with protein MPCYTISLPSLDCYEGAIAQFVQLLETLSGEQAQHATHGEIEALVQQGGMKLLCEMVQSHLEQRAREEPRYASVIGADGYPRTHHRAGCTRLLETRFGEVTVTRRGYGARGLQSVFPLDAELNLPPGRYSHGLCEVLAGEVVNNSFDAALAALEQAGGGTLAKRQAEEVAVHLSQDFDAFYAQPFVPQEPNEASERLLIISADGKGIVMRPSDLREATRKARERQAHKQQTRLSPGEKKQRKRMATVASVYEVEPYPRTPEQIFDPKQAPAGKRPEVQNKRTWARVEADQRTVIEQAFEEAMRRDPDQHRRWVVLCDGQEDLLRQVTAAAERYKVEVVVIQDFIHVLEYLWKAAHALFPETPAEREQWVMERAMAILEGRAHDVAVGLRRAATRKQLGETARKPIDKAADYIDNNRERLEYDQALALGLPIATGVIEGACRHLVKDRMDLTGARWGLARAEAILKLRSLKISGDLPAYLAFHFDAEHRRHYPGPPIPLDLPVAA; from the coding sequence ATGCCATGCTACACGATTTCTTTGCCAAGCCTCGATTGCTACGAGGGGGCGATCGCGCAGTTCGTCCAACTGCTTGAGACGCTGAGCGGGGAGCAAGCCCAACATGCCACGCACGGGGAAATCGAAGCGCTGGTGCAACAGGGCGGCATGAAGCTGCTGTGTGAGATGGTCCAGTCGCACCTGGAACAAAGAGCGCGAGAGGAACCGCGGTATGCGTCCGTGATTGGCGCCGATGGTTATCCCCGGACCCATCATCGCGCCGGCTGTACCCGACTTCTGGAGACCCGCTTTGGGGAAGTGACCGTCACGCGCCGGGGCTACGGTGCGCGGGGACTCCAGAGCGTCTTCCCCTTGGATGCTGAGCTGAATCTGCCCCCGGGCAGGTATTCCCATGGCCTGTGCGAGGTGCTGGCCGGTGAGGTCGTGAACAACTCCTTCGACGCCGCGCTTGCGGCACTCGAACAAGCCGGCGGCGGGACGCTGGCCAAGCGCCAAGCCGAGGAGGTGGCCGTGCATCTGAGCCAGGACTTCGACGCCTTCTACGCCCAACCCTTTGTCCCCCAGGAGCCGAATGAAGCGAGCGAACGCCTCCTGATCATCAGTGCTGACGGCAAGGGCATCGTGATGCGCCCCAGCGATTTGCGCGAGGCCACCCGCAAGGCGCGCGAGCGCCAAGCGCACAAGCAACAGACCCGGCTGAGTCCTGGGGAGAAAAAGCAGCGCAAACGCATGGCCACCGTCGCCTCGGTCTATGAGGTCGAGCCCTACCCACGCACCCCAGAGCAGATCTTTGATCCCAAACAAGCCCCCGCGGGCAAACGTCCCGAAGTCCAGAACAAACGCACCTGGGCACGCGTGGAGGCCGATCAGCGCACCGTCATCGAGCAGGCGTTTGAGGAGGCCATGCGCCGCGACCCGGATCAGCACCGCCGCTGGGTGGTGCTCTGTGACGGTCAGGAAGATCTGCTGCGCCAAGTCACAGCCGCGGCCGAGCGCTACAAGGTCGAGGTGGTGGTGATCCAGGACTTCATCCATGTGCTGGAATATCTGTGGAAAGCCGCGCATGCGCTCTTTCCCGAGACCCCCGCGGAGCGCGAGCAGTGGGTGATGGAGCGCGCCATGGCCATCCTCGAAGGTCGCGCCCACGACGTGGCCGTGGGACTGCGCCGCGCGGCAACGCGCAAGCAACTCGGCGAGACGGCGCGCAAACCCATCGATAAGGCGGCCGACTATATCGACAACAACCGCGAGCGCCTCGAATACGACCAAGCGCTTGCGCTGGGGCTGCCAATCGCCACTGGTGTGATCGAAGGCGCCTGTCGCCATCTCGTCAAAGATCGCATGGATCTCACCGGGGCGCGTTGGGGGCTGGCCCGCGCCGAGGCGATCCTGAAACTGCGCTCACTAAAGATCAGTGGGGACTTGCCGGCCTATCTTGCGTTTCACTTCGACGCTGAGCACCGACGCCACTATCCAGGACCACCGATCCCGCTGGACTTGCCCGTGGCGGCATGA
- a CDS encoding GspE/PulE family protein: MNAELQGDDEQGSGAPPPAPMPQAATPSAEIARLLIEAGAVSPEQINHAMRVRSKLGEDFSLTRVLTELGYLSSDRLRAALRDQGARIHLGDVMVELGYLKPRDLRAALEAQSEPEYQGKRLGEILLDMGLISEQRLIEVLADQLDFLVESPNFSQVDQELLKLVTPDWCRRLAAMPLRREAEGVLVAFTDPLDSAARHGADAAFGRVVPVIATRRALDETIRSYEASRQHAKQRKSETNESDVTRQVDSLILNALDKGASDIHIEPMRHMLRVRYRIDGVLMQVWEIDRELAPAIASRLKVLAKADIAERRRHQDGGFRFDDPVSGRRCDVRASFYATVFGEKIVLRLLSRKAELLDIDASGIAPRMLERFNDHALELPSGVILVTGPTGSGKTTTLYGCVNKLNDMETSIATAEDPVEYVIDGIAQCSVNPKINLTFAETLRALVRQDPDVIVLGEIRDKFSAESAIQAALTGHKVLSTFHTEDSIGALLRLMNMDIETFLISSTVVAVLAQRLLRKVCDRCSEGYQPTPHDLQRIGWTQADAAGGQFRLGRGCRYCNFTGYAGRVGVFELLLPNDGVKDAVLNRRSSGEIRRISIETAGLVSLMEDGLAKAAQGMTTIKEVLGHLPRIGRPRSYREVVAMVGAVKI, from the coding sequence GTGAATGCTGAATTGCAAGGGGATGACGAGCAAGGATCAGGGGCGCCGCCGCCGGCACCTATGCCTCAGGCGGCGACTCCGAGCGCCGAGATTGCACGGCTTCTGATCGAGGCCGGTGCGGTCAGCCCTGAGCAGATAAATCACGCAATGCGCGTTCGAAGCAAGCTGGGCGAGGATTTTTCGCTGACCCGGGTTCTGACTGAACTTGGCTATCTTTCCTCTGATCGATTGCGCGCGGCGCTGCGCGACCAGGGAGCCAGAATCCATCTCGGCGATGTGATGGTCGAGCTTGGCTATCTGAAGCCGCGCGATCTGCGCGCGGCTCTTGAAGCGCAGTCGGAACCGGAATATCAAGGCAAGCGCCTGGGTGAGATTCTGCTCGATATGGGGCTGATCTCTGAGCAGCGGCTGATCGAAGTACTTGCCGACCAGCTCGATTTTCTGGTCGAGTCGCCGAACTTCTCGCAGGTCGATCAGGAACTGCTCAAGCTGGTGACGCCGGACTGGTGCCGGCGGCTGGCCGCGATGCCGCTGCGGCGCGAGGCTGAAGGCGTGTTGGTTGCCTTCACTGACCCGCTCGATTCGGCCGCCCGACACGGGGCGGATGCCGCTTTTGGTCGGGTGGTGCCGGTGATTGCCACTCGCCGCGCCCTCGACGAGACCATCCGCTCCTACGAGGCGAGCCGCCAGCATGCCAAGCAGCGCAAGAGCGAAACCAACGAATCTGACGTCACCCGTCAGGTCGATTCGCTGATTTTGAATGCGCTCGATAAAGGCGCTAGCGATATTCACATCGAGCCCATGCGCCACATGTTGCGGGTGCGTTACCGCATTGATGGCGTGCTGATGCAAGTGTGGGAAATTGATCGCGAATTGGCGCCGGCCATCGCGAGCCGGCTGAAAGTGCTGGCCAAGGCCGATATTGCCGAGCGGCGGCGCCATCAGGACGGCGGTTTCCGCTTCGATGACCCGGTCTCGGGGCGTCGTTGCGATGTGCGCGCATCCTTCTACGCGACCGTTTTTGGCGAAAAAATCGTGTTGAGGCTGCTGAGCCGCAAGGCTGAGTTGCTCGATATCGACGCCTCTGGTATCGCCCCAAGAATGCTCGAACGCTTCAACGACCATGCGCTCGAACTGCCCAGCGGGGTTATTCTGGTGACCGGGCCAACCGGCTCGGGCAAGACCACCACCCTCTATGGCTGTGTCAATAAGCTCAATGATATGGAGACCAGTATTGCCACGGCAGAAGACCCAGTTGAGTATGTCATCGACGGCATTGCCCAATGCAGCGTCAACCCCAAGATCAATCTCACCTTCGCTGAAACCTTGCGCGCCCTAGTGCGTCAGGACCCGGATGTGATTGTCCTGGGCGAGATTCGCGACAAATTCTCCGCCGAGTCAGCAATTCAAGCGGCACTCACCGGTCACAAGGTGCTTTCGACCTTTCATACTGAGGACAGTATTGGTGCTTTGTTGCGGCTCATGAACATGGACATTGAAACCTTTCTGATCTCGTCAACCGTTGTCGCGGTGCTGGCTCAGAGGTTGCTTCGTAAAGTGTGTGATCGTTGCTCCGAAGGCTATCAGCCAACGCCGCACGATTTGCAGCGCATCGGCTGGACCCAAGCGGATGCTGCTGGCGGCCAGTTCCGTCTTGGGCGCGGCTGCCGCTATTGCAACTTCACCGGGTACGCGGGTCGGGTCGGCGTCTTCGAGTTGCTGTTGCCAAACGATGGTGTCAAGGATGCGGTGTTGAATCGTCGCTCCTCTGGCGAGATTCGGCGCATTAGTATCGAGACCGCCGGGCTGGTGAGTCTGATGGAAGACGGCCTGGCCAAAGCGGCCCAAGGGATGACCACCATCAAAGAGGTGCTCGGTCATCTGCCGCGCATTGGACGCCCGCGCTCCTATCGCGAAGTCGTGGCCATGGTTGGTGCTGTCAAAATCTAA
- a CDS encoding phosphate-starvation-inducible protein PsiE, with protein MTVDQRIDGFLSRLFGYVEKLVLLLVGVLALAGIGQIIMAIPERGNVRLEDLLLIFIFIEIMAMANVYFQHREVPFTFPMFIAVTALSRLVVLQGKEIEGELLLYEGAAILLVSLAILVIRFSQRFAISPTDSESDPAGDLGTSADEAGRH; from the coding sequence ATGACAGTCGACCAACGCATTGATGGTTTTCTCTCGCGCCTTTTCGGCTATGTCGAGAAGCTGGTGCTGCTGCTCGTCGGCGTGCTGGCACTGGCCGGGATCGGGCAGATCATCATGGCAATTCCGGAGCGCGGGAATGTTCGCCTTGAAGACCTGCTGCTGATTTTTATTTTTATTGAAATCATGGCCATGGCGAATGTGTATTTTCAGCATCGAGAAGTGCCTTTCACTTTTCCAATGTTTATTGCTGTCACAGCGCTGTCACGGCTGGTGGTGTTACAGGGCAAGGAAATCGAAGGCGAACTGCTGCTCTACGAGGGGGCTGCAATCCTGCTGGTATCCCTGGCGATTTTAGTGATCCGCTTTAGTCAGCGTTTCGCGATTTCGCCAACCGACTCGGAGAGCGATCCAGCTGGCGATCTCGGCACGAGCGCGGATGAAGCGGGCCGCCACTAG
- a CDS encoding alpha/beta fold hydrolase, which yields MTLPIDTAINAGNPAGLAPALDAPCERIAFRHQPSLAYYADQQATGRPLVLIHSINAAPSSFEVKPLFEHYRQQRPVFSLDLPGFGQAGRGPWNYSPEHYAEAIGQFLKQVPNQPVDLLALSLSSEFAVRATLSLPERVHSLVLISPTGFSKRQPPPRPISNFVHPLLAGLPWNQPLFDLVASRRSINYYLSKSFMQAAPQEMLDYAYATSHQPGARHAPLTFLSGKLFTLKAMTNLYGQLTTHPTLVLADRDPYVHFEGLDDFIPAHSNWRRGRVVPNMGLPHWEDLPATVKTLDEFWHSLDSPSD from the coding sequence ATGACACTGCCAATCGACACCGCCATCAACGCTGGCAACCCAGCGGGCCTGGCGCCCGCCCTTGATGCTCCCTGCGAGCGCATCGCCTTCAGACACCAGCCCAGCCTGGCCTACTACGCCGACCAGCAAGCCACCGGCCGGCCACTGGTGTTAATCCATAGCATCAATGCCGCGCCTAGCAGTTTCGAGGTAAAGCCGCTGTTTGAGCACTACCGCCAGCAACGCCCGGTATTCAGCCTGGATCTGCCGGGCTTCGGCCAGGCCGGACGCGGTCCCTGGAACTACTCCCCTGAGCACTATGCCGAGGCCATCGGACAATTTCTTAAGCAGGTGCCGAATCAGCCGGTCGATCTGCTCGCGCTCTCCTTGAGCAGCGAATTCGCGGTGCGCGCGACCCTGTCGCTGCCAGAGCGGGTGCACTCCCTGGTGCTGATCTCCCCGACCGGCTTCAGCAAGCGCCAGCCACCACCGCGACCGATCAGCAACTTTGTCCACCCGCTATTGGCCGGGCTGCCGTGGAATCAACCCCTGTTTGACCTGGTTGCCTCCCGGCGCAGCATCAACTATTACTTGAGCAAATCCTTCATGCAAGCGGCGCCGCAGGAGATGCTCGACTACGCCTATGCCACCTCGCACCAACCCGGTGCGCGCCATGCGCCCTTGACCTTTCTCTCGGGCAAGCTGTTCACGCTAAAAGCCATGACCAACCTTTACGGCCAGCTGACCACGCACCCCACGCTGGTGCTGGCTGATCGCGACCCCTATGTGCACTTTGAGGGGCTGGATGATTTCATCCCCGCCCATAGCAACTGGCGTCGCGGTCGGGTGGTGCCCAACATGGGCCTACCGCACTGGGAAGATCTACCCGCGACCGTCAAAACCCTGGACGAATTCTGGCACTCGCTGGACTCGCCGTCCGACTGA